Part of the Pseudoliparis swirei isolate HS2019 ecotype Mariana Trench chromosome 3, NWPU_hadal_v1, whole genome shotgun sequence genome, GCCGAATCCGCAGCTGAACCGTTGCGTTGCTCAAGAGCTCCTGTCAGCGGCTGAGTTTGTAAAACACGGCTCTTATtagtgaaatataaataaataaatgtgtccgACAGGTCGAGATTTTAAGACCGCTGTTCATGTTCTGTAGTTTCagcacctcctacagggacagaggagtactttctccaaacgtttcctcacgctccgctgccacaaggacagatacaggagaacattcctgccgatgGCTattaggctctataacagatcacctcttgccagatcatagtgcaataactacaataataacttcatatccacactatgttgatctgcacttcacacatttcatttatttacactacacacacacacatttcattttcatttgcactacacacatacacacactttgcattttgcacactgtctatatttaatattttttatatttaatttaattttacactgcagtcattagtattgtatttgtgtatgcatatatgttgtatatatatacatttatattttactttgtatactttgcacagtcattgtattatatttgtttgtgtgtgtatatatatatacatatatgtttcattttatatacatatatacttcattttgtattttatattttacttgtatacatctatatctttcatccctgttttttatattttatattttattctcgtgtgtttagtttattggtgctgctactgtgacgacaaatttccccttggggattaataaagtatatatctatctatctgttggTTGTGAGGATTAAACCGAAACCTCATCCAGCTCACTTTATTAAAGTCGTTAAATGCATTACTTGAAATGAACAACTTTGTTTCCGGCTTTAAAAAATAGACTCATTTCTCTTTTTACTTCCACTGTCGCTCTGTGCTGCCGTGACAGTTTGTCCCTCGGgataattcaattaaatgtttCCACCAGCTTGGAACAACGTTTCATTCAGTTTACATAAGAATTCGAGCGAGCACTCTACATGTTTTGCATCCCTCGGGGCTCCGGAGCCGGGACACTAACTTTACCGTTTTCCTGAGAAGGCATCCCCGGTGGTTAAAAACAACCACGCGTCATAAATGTCTCGTCACATCGGAGACGAAAGTGGCCGGTCCGTGGAGGAGAGTGTTCTATTGTCCTCGGTTAACCTGGAATCCGCTGTTGTCCATTGTTTCCATCATGATGTGTTTTGGTTCCCACGTTTAGCTCCTGGGAAAAGATCCAGTGTCCAAAGGTCCCGTTGGCATCGTGACCAAGCCCTACGTACTCAACCGTAAGTCGTGTCGTTGTCTCTGTTTGCTCATCGGCATGTGTTTCATCATCGGGGATTCATCCTGTGACACTTCTGTTCCAACCCTTCCGTTCTACGTCAGAGTTTTAACTGATTTCGGATGGTGCAAAAAAATAACTACTTCCTGATCGCTTCTTCTATTTTCAAAAGCAAATTAGTGTCTTAATAATGAACGTCTGTGTAAACTGGCCTCTGGGAGCAAATCCCATAAAAGTGGTCATTCAGTTAGAATGAAGCCCGTTCAGCTCTTCACTGATGTACCTCTAGTGAGATGGCCCTAAGAATTCTTCTAATTTTATTCAGCTGGAAGattagttttattttgttgttgttgttgttgccctaTTTAGACCATTTTTGATCGGAAGGCAGGCCGtaagttattgttgttgtgctcGGCGGCTTAGGCGCCACAGAGTCGAACACTTTTAACGCTGTGCtgaacattttcattttatgaAGACCGACAGATtatattttcatgtatttttatGCCCTTGCCTTCGTCAATAAATGTTGACGTGATAGAAGACGCTGCGTGTCtgagatgtgtttgtgtggcgcagagctgcagctggaggccGACTGTCCAGAGAAGGACTCCAAgacgctgtcctctgacctgaTCGAGTACACCCAGCACATGATCGAGAGCACGCCGACGACTTCAAGGTGAGCCTCGCCGTGTCCTCGACCACGTTGCCACGGCAACGGGACGCGGAGATCACACGATTGTTTTGTGCTACTCAGCACCGGTGTTTATATTGAGTACGACCATCTGTcaaaagaaaaactgtaaatCCCACActcctttcttttatttttttttattgccccTTTCATACATGTTTTTGGTAAATTGGATACGCGAGGTGCTCTAGAACTGTGGGACCCCACTGCTCTGGCTCTGGGACCCACCATCACCCCTAAATCACAAATCGAGGAACATTTTCAACTTCTTCAATTTgttaaatgaaaagatggtgcagtgtGAACCTGAGATGGTAGAGAATACAAACAAACGACCAGCTGGTGGCGACGCGAGAAAGGGAGCGGTTCCCTTTCACACTCAATTAgttgcattttaattaaaaccccaaaagagCGTCTTCAGGACCCACGGTATGACAACATGCATAACCATTCCGAATCTTCAGCCTTTTTTTAAACGGACTCAGCAGGGATTTCAGGCACAAACGTGACATAAAAGGACGGGGTCATTAAAGAAGACAATTTGAAACCAGCGACTGAGACATGAACAAATTATTATTCAATAAAGTTAGAAAAAGGGTCATTTTCTCGTGGACTTATCCCCGCCAGAAAGAATTCAGGTTCAAATTCTGCGGTTGCCGGCTGGTTTGAAGTGTAATATAGAGCGTCCGCTTTTACACAAGTCATCCAGATTGGATATTCGCTGGCTGACTTTGGGCTGCGTGATGGTGCGTTCAAGGACACGGAGAGATGACGACCGGCTGCCGAGGTCGAGGACATGTTCTTTGTGCGCCGTCGCTGCAAAGGAAACCTCGTTTGTCAGTTGACTGTTTTCTCCCCCCGACGATGACGAGCGTGTCCTTTGTCTGGATTCCCTCGGAAAGTTGTGAAGGACAAAGACGGTTTCGGCTGCGCGACATTCTGTCACAGCTGCTGACTTTTGGGTTTCTCATTATTTAAATCGAAGGGACACGCTGGTGCACATTACGTGCAGCGCTGAGAGCAGCTCGGGTAATACCCAGAGCAGCAGAAGTTTTAATTGCTTCAGCGTTTATCAGAAAAGTGCCTCATTCAAACGTCCTTTGAGTGCGGCTGAGTCAcactgtctatatatatatatatatatatatagagagagagagagagagccttatTTACTTAACATTTTGCTAAGCTGAGTGTGGCAGCCGGCTGCAGGTGGTTCGATTGtctctgattgtcatcagaccagctgatgacaatctggggtCTGTCCAAGGAGCTGgggccatgagcagagacacagtccctctggttgcgcattcggacccctttaaaaaatagatttacaaaatagattttttttttttctcgcctcaaatggaaagcataacgtgaaggttgcggttagctcacggcagacagggtcatgcggtgtggACACTGCAGgcggcgactcctccggctcccgagtttcactccatggaagattttccactcgagcagtctccgCTCAGCCTTTGAACATATCCGCActtacattgatcagggacagtgACATTCACGAAATGGTTTTcctggctggtcacatggggtatgataaaactctggacggataatgacccgacgggcatccgggcggatgtaaACCCTCGGCCATtcccctctgccattaatggaggttccattttgTTAGTCTTCTGACGGACCagcagttcatgtcaagaacactgagagaactggttactgggcatcaagtctattcggaccagtgtgtaccacccacagaccggcGGTCTGGTgggcgtctgaataagactttgaagtccatgatccgggATAAAGCTCTGTTGTTTGCGGAGGTTCCCAGGCCTcctttgttcggcaggactaaactgggaggaggggcgagcaccagtaaaacgagatccaacaaactccacacactgggtcagctgtcacgtgaatTTGCTCCGCCCAGgagctgtacaacagaggtgccaggctgagacaagagaaggtacttgtattgcttccttcttccagctctaaactcctcgccaagtgggatgtcgactatgaggtggtgacctcaacctcctaaaagcatggatgTTTCTCTATCTGAgagggcctgaggtcccaaatcAGAAAACagccggttgcaaaagcagtttgctgatgtgttctctctccttccagaccatagagcaccagattgagactaggttacctgaacacaagagaaaggtggttcagccaatgctggagatgggggtaatagaagagtcctgtagtcccattgttcttgtggtcaagaaggatgggtctattcgtcatggttcgatgcttacccaatgcccggtcgacgagctcctggaccgactgggcactcgACACTGGAAGAGTCTAAGGAAAacgccttctccactccgtttgggttatagcCACTCAACGCCTCATGGCTGGATGATGTGataccacctgggcggagcatgtgcagcggtaTCTGGggtctcaggtggacaagaagcctgcccgcggcccaagactaaaaaaggtgaggcagttttggggctggcgggctccagccccatgactgacctgaaaGGTGCCTCAGGCGGTGCCAGTTGGCGTTTGAGGAGGTATCCACACCTAACTTTACTCTGCAGACcaatgcgtcgaacagagggctggggccgtttgtcccagcaggcgcccgtgctgtacatcagccgcaaacTGTCGgagaggaggcaggtacagcacggtgggtgcctcgccatccgcgctactacctcctgggcaCCCTCTGgtcaatggctccaccgcatgaaagataccaggTGGTATCTGGCTACAACCTTTAATTTCaaaggtgtctgattgtcatcagctggtctgattgtcatgaTGACAATCtggctctgtccccataaaggagctggacaggaggaagaggggccaTGAGCAGAGAGGGGCTTAGGGGGcaaacctaccggtgacggccacgaacctgtcacaCTGAGTCAGTCACCTGCACATTTCTCTTGCAATTATCCATGACAGCCCtctaaaaatgtatttctgcaAACATGGAATTGATGCAGAATATTTCGTGGGATAAAATAatcttttgaaaatatatattttgacttTTTGAACGGACAACGCTCTGGATTTAAAGAAGTCAGAAACGATCCCACCCAGCAACCAATGGAATCTAACTCgacatgcccccccccacctgcgTGATCGCCACTCAGCTGAACCACATGTAGGGTAACCACTGACCGTGTCGCCTCATCGTTATCTGCAGCTGTGAAGAAGTGCAGAGTTTAAAAAACGAAAGgcgtgagagaagaagaagaagaagaagaagaagctgcgcAGCCTTCGAATGTCGATTGACAATTTCACGGCCGTGAAGGCGTGTCAGCGCTTTGTTTTCTGGTCTGTGATGAGCGTTGAAAACCTCACTGGGGCGTCAGCgttgttaatatatataattacgtCCTTTAATTACCTTTGTAAAATAGGCTCGCCGCCTTCAATCAACAAGGAAGTAACTGAAACCCGTTTGGACCAAccctccgtcctctgtcctccctgcAGGCGATGGCCAACGACGAGAAGAACTACTACCAGGACACGCCCAAGCAGATCAAGAGGAAGATCAACGAGTACAAGCGGTGCCACCCGGAGCACTACAGCGGCTTCCTGGCGGCGCTGGTGGCGGCGCTGACGGAGCCGCAGCCGGCGGTCCAGTAAAAGGGGGCGGCGGCCCGCCGTGGACTTTCCGTCAACGCCCGCGGGGATCTCGCCGGGGCGCGAGTCGGAGACGGACCTGCACCACTCGACCCGCCAGGACTTGTTCTGTGACTTTCCTCCCTGTAAAAGATTTCCTGTTTTTAATCTATTCCGTTTAGTTTTAGTGTTCTCCGGACCCAGATGTGTGTCATGTAATCATTTAAATACCTTGAAGCTCGTCGTCGCAGATGCGTCTGTTGTCTTTGCCATGTGTTGCCATCTGAAGGGAATCTCTTTAGCGCCGCGCGTTGAGCTGCTTCAGAACGGGTCTCACGGTGGAGACCTCCGTTTGTAACCCAGTTAACCGATGACATCACAAGTTTGCGTCTGGTTAGAATA contains:
- the nop16 gene encoding LOW QUALITY PROTEIN: nucleolar protein 16 (The sequence of the model RefSeq protein was modified relative to this genomic sequence to represent the inferred CDS: inserted 1 base in 1 codon), whose amino-acid sequence is MPKAKKSSKRKKFDYNKDRKKMMKQAIKKCNPRIENKQIRNAWDDKKSMARNLQEMGLAFDPNRTLPIKKSSLLGKDPVSKGPVGIVTKPYVLNQLQLEADCPEKDSKTLSSDLIEYTQHMXREHADDFKAMANDEKNYYQDTPKQIKRKINEYKRCHPEHYSGFLAALVAALTEPQPAVQ